In a single window of the Hippocampus zosterae strain Florida chromosome 6, ASM2543408v3, whole genome shotgun sequence genome:
- the LOC127602585 gene encoding beta-microseminoprotein-like gives MKPLAEMRTYLCLALVLSAVLSLANGHCYPIEVEEGATQCLDPADNLWHPQGTTWRNSECMDCSCSGCCSAYGVPTGVPDDCVSMLDKEACEYKVFKRNDPSIECPFRGMVGK, from the exons ATGAAACCTCTTGCAGAAATG AGAACATACCTGTGTTTGGCTTTAGTGCTGAGTGCAGTGCTGTCACTGGCAAACGGCCACTGCTATCCAATTGAAGTGGAAGAAG GTGCAACACAATGCCTGGATCCGGCTGACAACTTATGGCACCCTCAGGGAACAACTTGGAGGAACAGTGAATGCATGGATTGTTCCTGCAGCGGTTGTTGCTCTGC GTACGGCGTTCCCACAGGCGTCCCTGATGACTGCGTATCAATGCTTGACAAAGAGGCATGTGAATACAAAGTGTTCAAAAGGAATGACCCGTCTATTGAATGTCCATTTAGGGGTATGGTTGGAAAGTGA